One region of Oryza sativa Japonica Group chromosome 10, ASM3414082v1 genomic DNA includes:
- the LOC4348920 gene encoding double-stranded RNA-binding protein 6 encodes MYKNQLQELAQRSCFNLPAYTCLREGPDHAPRFKAAVNFNGEQFESPGFFTTLRQAEHAAAEVALAALARRGPSYSLAARILDETGVYKNLLQEVAQRVGAPLPSYTTERSGLGHLPVFTCTVELAGITFTGDPAKNKKQAEKNAASAAWSSLRQLVRQEASSSNEPESNDEQEQIRIARALLNYRLKEKMAMANNPHASPFPKKFPMQPERRTAFPQSSHSSYSKILPLFRPKSNSRSRPESPAASDAASQTPFRPTESPNPRSRFPAAEAAPYVPVGHFRMPCHSMAPPVTVRTSIPVFSAPPLPPPGARTQQLPPLMSHPPPIRMASPVRIRPAPPLFTPSAVQGPKPMMPVQIKDVQHQQIKETRSPVMPVQVKDAQNQLLKGSLSPVIPVQIKDVQSQPPKEALSPAIPVQIKDVQLQPRNEPVSIGKGVVPLPAIRPPVKVEAPAEVKEASQPVAGSSVVQCKADTSPDSLPKTQLKTANADNADAKDDHLPVDAEEVEDIIRHLELK; translated from the exons atgtatAAGAACCAGCTCCAGGAGCTCGCGCAGCGGAGCTGCTTCAACCTGCCGGCGTACACCTGCCTGCGGGAGGGGCCGGACCACGCGCCGCGGTTCAAGGCGGCGGTCAACTTCAACGGCGAGCAGTTCGAGAGCCCCGGGTTCTTCACCACGCTCCGCCAGGCCGAGCACGCCGCCGCGGAggtcgccctcgccgccctcgcccgcCGCGGCCCTTCCTACTCCCTCGCCGCCCGCATCCTG GACGAAACAGGGGTTTACAAGAACCTTCTCCAGGAAGTAGCACAGAGGGTTGGAGCACCATTGCCTTCGTATACAACAGAGCGATCTGGGCTTGGCCACCTTCCGGTTTTCACATGCACAGTAGAGCTAGCTGGGATTACATTTACAGGTGATCCTGCTAAGAACAAGAAACAAGCTGAAAAAAATGCTGCTTCAGCAGCTTGGTCTTCTCTGAGACAAT TGGTACGTCAGGAAGCGAGTTCATCAAATGAACCTGAGAGCAATGATGAGCAGGAGCAGATCAGGATTGCTCGAGCTCTTCTCAACTATCGCCTGAAGGAGAAGATGGCGATGGCCAATAATCCACATGCTTCACCCTTCCCAAAGAAATTTCCGATGCAGCCCGAGAGGAGGACAGCATTTCCTCAATCCTCTCACTCCAGCTACTCGAAGATTCTCCCTCTATTTCGCCCCAAGTCTAATTCAAGGTCAAGGCCAGAGTCGCCAGCAGCGTCTGATGCAGCATCACAGACTCCTTTCCGGCCAACTGAAAGTCCAAATCCAAGGTCAAGGTTCCCCGCTGCAGAGGCGGCTCCTTATGTCCCAGTTGGGCACTTCCGTATGCCTTGCCATAGCATGGCTCCTCCAGTCACAGTCAGGACTTCTATCCCTGTTTTCTCTGCTCCACCTCTCCCACCCCCAGGTGCGCGGACACAACAGCTTCCTCCTCTCATGAGCCACCCGCCGCCAATTCGAATGGCTTCCCCGGTTCGCATCAGGCCAGCTCCTCCTCTTTTTACTCCTTCAGCAGTCCAAGGGCCGAAACCTATGATGCCTGTTCAGATAAAGGATGTGCAACACCAACAAATAAAGGAAACCCGGTCACCTGTGATGCCTGTTCAGGTGAAGGATGCACAAAACCAGCTTCTTAAGGGATCCCTTTCACCTGTGATCCCTGTTCAGATAAAGGATGTACAATCCCAGCCACCGAAGGAAGCGCTGTCACCTGCGATCCCTGTTCAGATTAAGGATGTACAACTCCAGCCTCGGAACGAACCAGTGTCAATCGGTAAGGGGGTGGTTCCATTGCCAGCGATTAGGCCTCCGGTTAAGGTTGAGGCTCCAGCTGAAGTCAAGGAAGCTTCACAACCTGTTGCTGGTTCTTCTGTGGTGCAATGCAAGGCTGATACATCGCCGGACTCTCTTCCGAAAACCCAGTTGAAGACCGCCAACGCCGACAACGCTGACGCCAAGGATGATCATCTCCCGGTGGATGCTGAAGAAGTGGAGGACATCATCAGGCATCTCgagctcaaataa